In Cryptococcus gattii WM276 chromosome A, complete sequence, one genomic interval encodes:
- a CDS encoding Proteasome regulatory particle subunit (RpnI), putative (Similar to TIGR gene model, INSD accession AAW41682.1), which yields MEIDPPASSSTSPVAYLDTQLASAPEELKPWWTKIKDQYERKLWHNLTVTLTQFVFLPGTGQYQIELFEKFIKTVESKINALKLVEIARRVGREFSEPDLTLKFLQSVHSRLASPYPKPATESTPEVPAPPPPAASAFALSLSSIAYAQLLLGDLPACKSSLDECEKLLSEQDTVEPVVNAGYYGVAGDYFKVKADYAPYYKNALLYLACVDVNAELEAEDRKSRAHDLCIAALLGETIYNFGELLQHPILQTLTGTEYEWIKSMISAFNAGEIGKFESLCNNLPNEPILEASLSFLRQKICLMALIQAVFARPRDGSSRLMTFQSIGEATRLPVHEVEHLIMKALSLGLIRGSLDQVGGTADITWVQPRVLEGKQLDTLAEQFKAWTESVGKTEKKVEDQAKAAKTQVLVQ from the exons ATGGAAATTGACCCTCCAGCATCCTCCTCAACGTCTCCCGTCGCCTACCTTGACACTCAACTCGCTTCGGCCCCGGAGGAGCTCAAGCCTTGGTGGACTAAGATTAAGGATCAGTATGAACGAAA GTTGTGGCATAACCTGACTGTCACATTGACCCAGTTTGTATTTCTTCCGGGGACTGGACAGTATCAAATCGAGCTGTTTGAGAA GTTCATTAAAACAGTTGAAAGTAAGATCAATGCTTTAAAGCTGGTAGAGATTGCCCGACGAGTTGGCCGCGAATTCTCTG AACCCGATCTTACTCTCAAATTCCTCCAGTCTGTCCATTCACGCCTCGCCTCTCCCTACCCCAAACCCGCTACGGAATCCACTCCTGAAGTTCCCGCTCCTCCACCACCTGCAGCTTCAGCATTCGccctttctctctcctctATTGCTTATGCTCAGCTTCTCCTTGGCGACCTTCCTGCCTGTAAATCATCCTTGGACGAATGCGAGAAACTCTTGTCTGAACAAGATACAGTGGAGCCTGTGGTGAATGCTGGATACTATGGTGTGGCGGGTGACTATTTCAAGGTCAAGGCAGATTATGCGCCGTATTACAAGAACGCGTTGTTGTATCTTGCTTGCGTGGACGTGAATGCAGAGTTGGAAGCGGAGGACAGAAAGAGTCGGGCGCATGATTTGTGTATCGCGGCATTACTGGGAGAGACTATCTATAACTTTGGAGAGCTG CTGCAACACCCCATCCTCCAAACACTCACCGGCACAGAATACGAATGGATCAAGTCCATGATCTCCGCGTTCAATGCGGGTGAAATTGGCAAATTCGAGTCTCTTTGCAACAACCTTCCCAATGAACCCATTTTGGAAGCTTccctttcttttttgcGCCAAAAGATCTGTCTGATGGCGCTTATCCAGGCCGTTTTTGCTAGACCAAGGGATGGGTCAAGTAGGTTGATGACATTCCAGAGTATCGGAGAGGCGACGAGATTGCCTGTGCACGAGGTCGAACACCTGATCATGAAGGCTCTGAG TTTGGGGCTCATCCGAGGTTCTCTTGATCAAGTAGGCGGTACAGCAGACATCACATGGGTTCAGCCTAGAGTCCTTGAGGGCAAGCAACTTGATACCTTGGCGGAGCAATTCAAAGCATGGACTGAGAGCGTGGGCAAGACGGAGAAGAAGGTCGAGGACCAAGCGAAAGCCGCCAAGACACAGGTATTGGTCCAGTAG
- a CDS encoding Potassium channel, putative (Similar to TIGR gene model, INSD accession AAW41680.1) encodes MGTPSPQSVSSTTTTKPSRWQHIPVARRKEQQQVQAVKKNCHVRDISSRSCRMFKKKNLRSFAKYCPLISAILAPFSTLMDIPALSQRWYSQNGVTQPDPKASLALSGVGLGLNVIANILLVIRFSSKAPFWVNHSTKWSLYCWLGKTVVAAVNLIVFGILTRNDVSYQYLEGFWCAIVSFIGSTIISFTLLFHYFLAFGHSKSDNWDVRSQGRRFMLSVTVFIAILGVQSLVFSRIEDWEYVDGIYMSVQTALTIGYGDYVPTTTAGKVLIFPFSVLTISQLGNEIALIISFISQRAEERRKKWRLRFERAIHREANSMRPKAGLMEEMALVYKINSREELMTQLYDLIWSAISLIVFWLLGATAFSQIEGWSYGNAMYMVMVLSLTIGFGDYVPVQPAGKVVFIVYALMAVPIVTSFAVQTITGLLSTFSQHNVNRETFIIEQQRSPEAFAPHVDYIDRYHKSYADLRDKLLQGNIASNGLDARGESEDDASEDEDNKSGAGAEAESEAEANERDASSESKRDLQEEGSTQVDVHGTQESGIDGVIDQFREMEKEDLKEDARREEDEQSPHPAVVESESGDRFIISKEERKLEVDLLKQLLAKTVSFEVEARQMLLDSMQKGVERTILLADRNVQIRDVKAIRGDDASIVSVWAGEEQAQRNATDKDKNNKSSSDPGADPDKEHHSKKSQSDMLTKVINYRSLFAEILVLGGILQKLEGAELKQFERWRGSLLKAENGRDGGERRGEDEEANGEIREVANELAEGDAKDMKVLGKERWSGLMKDLIKRQVKKMRHKNGWDEENMV; translated from the exons ATGGGGACACCATCTCCTCAGAGTGTCTCTTCAACAACAACCACCAAACCGTCAAGGTGGCAACACATTCCGGTGGCGCGGAGAAAGGAACAGCAGCAGGTTCAGGCGGTCAAGAAGAACTGCCATGTCAGGGATATTTCATCAAGATCTTGCAGGATGTTCAAGAAAAAAAACTTGCGGAGCTTTGCAAAGTACTGTCCCTTGATATCCGCCATCCTTGCTCCGTTTTCGACGCTGATGGATATCCCAGCGTTGAGT CAAAGATGGTATAGTCAAAATGGAGTCACACAGCCCGATCCGAAGGCATCTTTGGCTCTGTCTGGAGTGGGTCTTGGTCTAAACGTGATTGCCAATATCCTGTTGGTCATACGCTTCTCTTCGAAAGCGCCTTTTTGGGTCAACCACTCCACCAA GTGGTCCCTATATTGCTGGTTAGGAAAAACGGTCGTCGCCGCGgtcaacctcatcgtcttcgGTATCCTCACTCGCAACGATGTCAGCTACCAGTACCTTGAAGGCTTCTGGTGTGCAATCGTATCTTTCATCGGCTCAaccatcatctccttcacATTATTATTCCACTACTTCCTTGCCTTTGGACACTCAAAATCTGACAATTGGGATGTGAGAAGTCAAGGACGGCGTTTCATGCTTTCGGTCACTGTTTTCATTGCGATCCTGGGTGTGCAGAGCTTGGTTTTCTCAAGAATTGAGGATTGGGAGTACGTTGACGGAATATACATGTCAGTCCAAACTGCACTTACTATTGGTTATGGGGATTATGTCCCCACTACGACTGCGGGGAAGGTCCTCATTTTCCCTTTTTCTGTGCTCACCATCAGCCAATTGGGTAATGAAATTGCTTTGATCATCAGCTTCATCAGTCAGAGAGcagaagagaggaggaaaaagTGGAGACTACGTTTTGAACGTGCAATCCATCGAGAGGCAAACTCTATGAGACCAAAAGCGGGTttgatggaagagatggcATTGGTATATAAGATCAATTCCCGAGAGGAATT AATGACCCAATTGTATGACTTGATATGGAGTGCGATCTCTCTGATTGTATTCTGGCTGTTGGGGGCGACAGCATTCTCACAGATCGAAGGATGGTCGTATGG CAATGCAATGTACATGGTTATGGTTCTATCTCTTACTATAGGATTCGGCGACTATGTACCTGTACAACCTGCAGGCAAGGTTGTATTTATCGTATACGCACTTATGGCTGTGCCTATCGTCACTTCATTTGCTGTACAGACGATCACCGGTCTG CTGAGCACATTCTCACAACACAATGTCAATCGCGAAACTTTCATCATTGAGCAGCAACGTTCCCCAGAAGCTTTTGCGCCACATGTGGATTATATTGACCGATACCACAAGTCGTACGCCGATCTGAGGGATAAACTTCTACAAGGAAACATTGCGTCAAATGGGCTTGATGCCAGAGGAGAGAGTGAAGATGATGCCAGCGAAGACGAGGACAACAAAtcaggagcaggagcagaAGCAGAATCAGAGGCAGAAGCAAATGAAAGAGATGCGTCAAGTGAATCTAAGAGGGACCTACAAGAGGAAGGTTCTACCCAGGTCGATGTCCACGGTACCCAGGAGAGTGGGATAGATGGGGTGATAGACCAATTCCGGgaaatggagaaggaagacCTCAAGGAAGACGCTCGACGAGAGGAAGATG AACAATCACCCCATCCGGCCGTAGTTGAGTCGGAGTCTGGTGATcgcttcatcatctccaaggAAGAACGAAAGCTTGAAGTAGACTTGCTGAAGCAGTTGTTGGCGAAGACTGTCAGTTTTGAGGTTGAGGCAAGGCAAATGTTGTTGGATAGCATGCAAAAGGGTGTGGAGCGAACAATCTTGCTCGCCGACCGAAATG TCCAGATCCGAGACGTTAAAGCTATAAGAGGGGATGATGCCAGCATCGTGTCCGTCTGGGCAGGGGAAGAGCAAGCACAGCGTAACGCAACGGATAAAGATAAAAATAACAAATCTTCTTCAGATCCGGGAGCAGACCCTGATAAAGAACATCATTCCAAGAAAAGCCAATCAGACATGCTTACTAAGGTAATCAATTACCGCTCTCTGTTCGCCGAGATCCTGGTATTGGGTGGGATATTGCAGAAGCTTGAAGGAGCAGAGTTGAAGCAATTTGAGAGGTGGCGTGGATCACTGTTAAAAGCGGAGAACGGCAGAGATGGAGGTGAAAGGCGTggggaggatgaagaagcgAATGGTGAGATACGGGAAGTAGCCAATGAGTTGGCGGAAGGTGATGCCAAGGATATGAAGGTACTGGGCAAAGAGAGATGGTCAGGGTTGATGAAGGATTTGATAAAACGACAAGTTAAAAAGATGAGGCATAAAAATGGGTGGGATGAGGAGAATATGGTCTAG
- a CDS encoding Hypothetical Protein (Similar to TIGR gene model, INSD accession AAW41679.1): protein MAQDDTASFAVPSSSTPSMAPSIPAKSSSSLIGGVTRKQNIACDQCRSRKTRCLRGDKKDVCEQCKSKGIECTSSYIEALAEKKKKADEEQPSNFRRKKRRKSNSHSQPPPVSLSSALCPVHPELERRTSNESGNSKASSVSQMDHSAIQSPVMGMALSIAGDETDADKLHRVQAAQHVRENASAIADSLHLLENLTSAQGSSVTLPLPLALSLPNHPPPQPPPPLTPSEKQHGLIRYLLSPYPVLIPVLGYSDVASIESCKQGQSDLWEEMGGKVWEEEPSEAHKSMKADELTKLADDLIDSYFSVAHIRNPCYDPPTFRARLCTPNTHPQGPIPHPILATALAWGARFSDHPVVQQDRNECSQRLSGGEEHEVREKGRGRKRSRLVQMAVIRAREVCEICRIWRIPSIENVKALVNLEGLLGHCQMVYATAAVKHLLAMGYNSTRAILTIPDEKERTDIVLIWWVLIVTDSYRSVFYRIKPCLLDDDYDLEPPGSTPDLSNFTPINLSEPSHAILWFSAAQSAASMCRALSLRLCSPHLQTSGIPLSLLRTFIHSASIWRTNYLSKLGVPPVWPENWDFLQAMAACSADVSHHALWLVLYRALEESGVEEERNGGVGMGMGGMGIEVEVKSVKRRLKEESEHAALRIAALVAVLTENEYLSLDPLSIHHPIYEAGLYLAQRGRAEYLACVVGLKQYAITFPATWDDAEELEKIYAGSQQGDPRLGIWSQSKAHSVSMNSVSDGETARGVADTGTCSEEPAVMRSIEEQMWQGGWKKTMWQL from the exons ATGGCTCAAGATGATACAGCCTCTTTTGCAGTTCCAAGCTCCTCAACTCCATCTATGGCCCCCTCAATTCCCGCCAAGTCTTCGTCAAGCTTGATTGGGGGCGTGACTCGGAAGCAGAACATCGCCTGCGATCAGTGCCGATCAAGAAAGACCAGGTGTTTAAGAGGTGATAAGAAGGATGTA TGTGAGCAATGTAAATCCAAAGGCATTGAGTGTACCAGCAGCTACATCGAAGCCTTggcagagaagaagaagaaggcggACGAAGAGCAACCCAGCAACTTTCGtagaaagaagagaagaaaaagcaACAGTCACTCTCAACCACCACCGGTATCATTAAGTTCGGCTTTGTGTCCGGTTCACCCAGAGCTAGAGCGGCGCACCAGCAATGAAAGCGGGAATAGCAAAGCATCTTCTGTCTCCCAGATGGATCACAGTGCTATACAGTCCCCTGTGATGGGTATGGCATTAAGTATTGCTGGCGATGAAACTGATGCGGATAAGCTCCACCGGGTGCAAGCTGCTCAGCATGTTAGGGAGAATGCCAGCGCCATAGCAGA CTCTCTTCACCTACTAGAAAATCTAACATCTGCCCAAGGCTCATCCGTCACTCTCCCTTTACCGCTCGCTCTATCTCTTCCTAATCATCCGCCCCCACAACCACCACCGCCTCTCACTCCCAGTGAGAAACAGCATGGCCTTATTCGCTatctcctctctccttATCCCGTTCTCATCCCGGTATTGGGATACTCCGATGTAGCCAGCATCGAATCTTGCAAACAAGGCCAAAGTGACTTATGGGAAGAAATGGGGGGCAAAGTCtgggaggaagagccgaGTGAAGCGCATAAGAGTATGAAAGCAGATGAACTTACCAA ACTGGCCGATGACCTAATTGACTCGTACTTTTCCGTTGCACACATTCGTAACCCATGTTACGACCCGCCCACATTCCGTGCACGCCTCTGCACACCCAATACCCACCCTCAAGGCCCTATCCCCCATCCTATCCTCGCTACTGCTCTCGCATGGGGAGCTCGTTTCTCCGATCATCCTGTTGTCCAACAAGATAGGAATGAATGCTCTCAACGTCTTAGCGGTGGTGAGGAGCATGAAGTTCGGGAAAAAGGGAGGGGTAGGAAGAGAAGTCGATTAGTGCAGATGGCTGTGATCCGGGCAAGGGAAGTGTGTGAAATTTGCAGGATCTGGAGAATACCAAGTATAGAAAATGTCAAAGCTTTGGTTAACCTCGAAGGTCTGCTGGGTC ACTGTCAAATGGTCTATGCCACCGCCGCTGTCAAGCACCTCCTAGCAATGGGATACAACTCCACACGAGCGATCCTCACAATTCCGGATGAAAAAGAACGGACAGATATTGTTTTAATATGGTGGGTCCTCATCGTCACTGATAGTTATCGGTCTGTGTTCTATCGGATCAAACCTTGTTT ACTGGACGATGATTATGATCTTGAACCTCCTGGGAGTACGCCCGATCTCTCAAACTTTACCCCAATAAATCTTTCTGAGCCGAGCCACGCAATC CTATGGTTTTCTGCCGCCCAATCTGCCGCTTCCATGTGCCGGGCGCTCTCCCTCCGCCTTTGCTCACCCCATCTCCAAACTTCCGGTATCCCACTATCCCTCCTTCGCACATTCATTCACTCTGCCTCGATCTGGCGGACAAACTACCTCTCCAAACTGGGCGTCCCACCCGTCTGGCCCGAAAACTGGGATTTTCTCCAAGCTATGGCCGCATGTTCGGCAGACGTTTCGCACCATGCCCTGTGGCTCGTGCTTTATCGTGCACTAGAAGAATCTGGGgtagaggaagagagaaatGGCGGGGTtgggatggggatgggaggGATGGGGATAGAGGTTGAGGTGAAGAGTGTGAAAAGGAGGTTAAAGGAAGAAAGTGAACATGCGGCGTTGAGGATTGCGGCGCTGGTTGCGGTGTTGACGGAAAACGAGTATTTGAGCCTAGATCC CCTCAGTATCCACCATCCGATATACGAAGCGGGTCTGTATTTAGCCCAGCGCGGACGAGCAGAGTATCTGGCCTGTGTGGTTGGGCTGAAGCAATACGCAATCACCTTCCCTGCCACGTGGGACGATGCTGAAGAACTTGAGAAGATCTATGCAGGCAGTCAGCAAGGCGATCCACGACTAGGCATCTGGTCGCAGTCGAAGGCGCATAGTGTTTCCATGAATAGCGTGTCGGATGGCGAGACAGCAAGGGGCGTCGCGGATACTGGAACCTGCTCCGAGGAGCCAGCTGTTATGCGGTCGATTGAGGAGCAGATGTGGCaaggaggatggaagaaaaCCATGTGGCAATTGTAG
- a CDS encoding 60s ribosomal protein l37a, putative (Similar to TIGR gene model, INSD accession AAW41678.1) — translation MTKRTKKVGVTGKYGTRYGASLRKTVKKMEITQHARYSCPNCGKVAVKRTNVGIWACKGCNKSYAGGAYTFGTPSAATVRSTIRRLREVAEV, via the exons ATG ACCAAGCGAACAAAGAAGGTCGGTGTCACCGGTAAATACGGTACCCGTTACGGTGCCTCCCTCAGGAAGAC CGtcaagaagatggaaatCACCCAGCACGCTCGATACTCTTGCCCTAACTGTGGCAAG GTCGCCGTCAAGCGAACCAACGTTGGTATCTGGGCTTGCAAGGGCTGCAACAAGTCTTACGCCGGTGGTGCTTACACCTTCGGTACTCCTTCTGCCGCTACCGTCCGATCTACCATTAGGCGATTGAGGGAGGTTGCTGAGGTTTAA